A window of Mesotoga sp. Brook.08.105.5.1 genomic DNA:
AAGAATTATACAGATCATGGGAGCTCTTTTCCAAACCAAGGGCAACGTATAGAGTATAATTTTTATGAGGTGATCCACTATGGATGACAAGGTAAATCATTCCGAAGAGGAAATCAGGGAACGGTATAGAAAGGCTCTTGAATCAGCAGTTCAAAAAGCTCCGATAAGATCTGGAGAGAGACTGTATCTCACAGATCTCTGGGCCATCACCTCAATTCCTGAAGAGGTCATTGTGGAGACTCTTGCTTCTTCCGAGCTGAAGCTGCCCGAAGGGGTGTCCAGCATAGTCGATGATAGAAGGAAAAAGAAGAGGATCATTTATGGAAAACGAGAATCTAATGAAAAGGGTGGCGGTCCTAAGCAGCCCAGAATACGCAAGGTGCAGGAAGAAGATTAGCGAAGGGCTGGACCTGATCGAGTTCAACGAAACTCTGCAGGGAAAGAAAGTTCTTCTGAAAGTGAATCTTCTATCGGCAAGATCTCCGGAAAACTGTGTAACCACGAATCCTGCTTTTGTGCGCGCGGTTGCAGAGATCTTCATGGAGAGGGGAGCCAATGTGAGCATCGGGGATTCTCCGGCAAGCGTGAGCACTGCAGTCGCTGCCCATGCATCCGGGATCGCCTCTGTCTGCGAAGACCTGGGCGTTCCACTTGTCGATTTCGATGATCCCGTTCCTGTAGTCCTGGAGCATGGTACGTACAGAAGCTTCGAAATTGCCAGGCCGGTTCTTGAAACCGATCTTCTGGTGAATCTTCCGAAGCTCAAGACACATTCACTCACTCAGGTCACATTCGGGGTAAAGAATCTTTTTGGCTGTGTTCCGGGTGTTAAGAAGCAGGGTTGGCATTTCAGAGTAAGAAACATGAAGGAGTTCTCGGTTATGCTTCTTGATCTGGCTGGCTATTTGAAGCCGTCCCTGACAATAATCGACGGCGTAGAAGGCATGGATGGCAACGGTCCGTCGAACGGGAGGATTATAAGGCCAGGAATAATTGGCATTTCAGAAGATGTTTTCGCACTAGATGATGCCATCGCAGAACTCTTTGGAGTGATAAATTCGAAGGTCCCAATTCTCCGTTTGGCAAGGGAGAAAGGGTTAGTAGGAAATTACAAGGTTGTCGGAGATGAAGTCGAGCCGAAAAAACTCTCTCTCCCCGAGACAAATTTAATAGGTGTTTACGGTGCATCCCTATTGAGGAGATTAGTAACAAAGTTTCCGAAAATAGATAGGAAGAAGTGTGTGAGCTGTCGTGTTTGCGAGAGGGCCTGTCCGGCTGGAGCAATCGACATAAGCAGGTTAAATATCGATTATGGTAAGTGTATAGCTTGTTACGTTTGCCATGAACTTTGCCCTGAAGATGCTATCGTCTTCAGAAGACGTATTCATAGATAGGAGGGGTTAGATGAAGTATATTCTTGCTATCGATCAGGGAACGAGCAGCAGCAAAGCCGTTCTTTTTGATGAAGAACTGTATCAAGTTGCCGTTGCTCAGGAGGAGTTTGCGCAGATCTATCCCAAACCCGGGTGGGTTGAGCACGATCCTAGAGACATCATCTTAAGCACAATGGGTTCAATTGAGAAAGTAGTCTCGGATGCCAGGATCTCATTCAGGGAAATTGCGGCAATCGGCATCACAAATCAAAGAGAAACGGTCGTTGCCTGGGATTCGGTGACTGATCAGCCGCTCTACAACGCAATAGTGTGGCAGGATAGAAGAACTGCCGACAGATGCAGAGAGATTGAAGAGTCTCATGGAGAATTGATAAGACGAAAGACCGGCCTCAAGCCGGATCCCTATTTCTCCGCGACGAAGATGGAATGGCTGCTGGAGAATGTACCGGTAGTTCGAGAGGCGGCAAGAAAAGGGCGATTAAGATTTGGTACGATTGACTCCTGGTTAATCTGGAATCTGACTAGAGAGAATCTCCATGTTTGTGATTTCTCGAACGCGTCGAGAACGATGTTGTTCAACATCGAGAAGCTTGAATGGGATCGCGACCTACTCAATCTCTTTGGAGTGGAGAAAGAGTTTCTGCCCGAAGTGGTGGAATCGAGTAAGCTTCTCGGTCCTTCGATCTACGGCCCAAATATCGGGGGAATAGCTGGAGATCAACAGGCATCGCTGTTCGGTCAGACGGCCTTTCAGACCGGTGACGCGAAATGTACTTATGGGACTGGTTCATTTATATTGATGAACATTGGAAACAAACCAAAGATTTCCGATCATGGCTTGCTTACGACAATAGGCTGGAAGTCAACGGAAGAGACAGTCTACGCTGTGGAAGGTTCGATATTTGCCACCGGAGCCCTTATAAGCTGGTTGAAAGATGGACTGGGGATTATTGACAGCCCTTCCGATACGGAGCCTCTTGCCAGAGAAGTCAATGACAATGGAGGAGTCTTTTTCTCCGGTGCCTTGACAGGGCTGGGAGCTCCTTACTGGAACTCCTCAGCAAGAGGAATGATGATCGGTCTAACAAGGGGAACGAGGAAGGCACATATAGTAAGAGCCGTTCTCGAATACATCGCTTTCAGGACAAGAGAAATTCTTGAGCTGATGGAAAAAGAAACGGGAATCACGCTCAACAAGCTGCTTGTTGACGGAGGAGTTACCCGAAATAACTTCTTGATGGAGATGCAGGCAAATATCCTGAATATCCCGGTTGACAGATCTCTGATAAAGGAAACGACCGCGCTTGGTGCTGCAATGCTTGCAGGAATATGCACAGATCTCTGGGATCGGGAGAGCTTGAAGAACAAGAGAATAAGCGAAGTTGTCTTCGAACCTTCGGGCGATAGAATGGAGGCAGAGTACAAAAGGTGGAAAGAGGCGTTGAAGAGATCTATGAACTGGGCGAACTAGAGCTGAAAAATCTCGAGACTTTTGCACAAGAACTTGGAGAGGCACTCGAAGGAGGAGAGACGGTCCTTCTATTCGGTGATCTGGGCAGTGGAAAAACGACGTTTGTAAAGGCGCTGGCCAGCGGGTTGGGAATCGATAAGGATAGCGTGAGAAGTCCGACTTTCAACATTGTCAACTTCTATCCCGGCCGATCCTCGACTGGCGGAAGCGCCGATGTCGAAACGGTAAGAGTGCATCCCGCTCTCATTCACGTCGATCTGTACAGGATTACCGGTGAAGAAGAGGTTCTGGATCTAGCTATCTACGATCTAATGAATTGCAATACGGTTCTAGCGGTAGAATGGCCTAAACTTTACTTTAAGTATGTCTGCGAGCCTTATCTCATAGTTGAACTGGAGCATTTCGACGAGATCAAGCGAACCGTGAAATTGAAGCCATTCGGCCGCAGAATGAAGAGCATTTTGGATCGTTTGGTTAAGAGAATAGATCAAGATAAGAATGAAGGAAGGTGAATAGATGGCTCAGAAGTTTGAGTTGCTTGAAAAGGCTGCTGTAGGAAGCGAGCGAAAGATTGAGATACCCGACAAACTGCCGGTTATACCGACGAGAACAAACATGTTGGTATATCCTTCTTCAGTTATGCCGTTGTATGTTGGACGCGAGAAGTCTCTGGCGGCGCTGGAGGAGTCAATTGGCAAATTCAATCAGATGGTATTTCTCGTTTCTCAGAGGGACATTACTAAAGAAGAACCCGAGATCGAGGATCTATTCGAGATTGGAACGATAGCGAGAATAGTACAGCTGATGAAGATGCCCGATGGGAACTACAAGATTCTTGTTGAAGGCTTGACAAGAGCCAGGCTCTCTTCAGTGGAGGAAGGAGAGAGCACGTTTATCGTCGTTGCAGAGAAGCTGAAGTCCAAGGGTAGAAAAAGTAAGATGCTTCAGGCGCTGGTTCGAAGGGTGAAGGAACTTGCGCTGAGATATGTATCGATGAGCAGACGTTTCCCCGACGAAGCGATAATGGCGCTGGAAGATACTTCCGATGCAGACAAGTTTGCAGATTTCGTTTCCTCAATGGTGCCCTTTTCTTTGGAAGAGAAACAACGTCTTCTCGAGGAAATTGAAGCGAAGGATCGTCTCAATACGCTAATGGAGTTACTAACGAGAGAGATAGAGATTCTCTCTCTAGAGGAAGAACTAGACAAAAGGGTTAAACAGAAGATTGAGCAGGGGCAGAAGGAGTACTACCTGAGAGAAAAGATGAGAGCGATCCAGGAGGAGCTCGAGGGCGAAGAAGACGAGGAAATCAAAGAGCTTAAAGAGATGGCCGAGTCCGGCGAGCTTCCTCAGGAGGTAAAGGAAAAGGCAGAGCAAGAGATCTCGAGACTGGAAAAGATGTCCCCATATTCTCCGGAAGCGACGGTTGTGAGAACCTATCTCGATTGGTTGTTGAACCTCCCTTGGCAGAAAGAGACAGATGATGAGATAGTGATCAAGGACGTCAGAAAGACTCTTGATAACAATCATTATGGACTGGACGATGTGAAGGAAAGGATTCTTGAATTCCTGGCGGCCAGGAGGTTTTCGAAGAACCTGCGCACTCCGATTCTTTGCCTCGTTGGGCCTCCGGGTGTTGGGAAGACTTCACTTGGTCGGTCTGTTTCCGAGGCTATGGGAAGGAAGTTTGGTAGAATCTCGTTGGGAGGCATGAGAGACGAGGCAGAAATAAGGGGCCACAGACGTACTTATGTAGGAGCGCTTCCGGGCAGGATTATGCAGATGATCAGAAAGCTGAAGACCAGAAATCCGGTAATCGTGCTTGATGAAGTCGACAAGATGGGAATCAGTTTTCAAGGAGACCCCGCTTCTGCTCTTCTCGAGGTCCTTGATCCCGAGCAGAACAACAGTTTTACCGATCATTTTCTGGAAGTGCCTTTTGACCTTTCCAGAGTCCTGTTCATTACCACGGCAAACGTTCTCTATTCGATCCCTGCCGCTCTGAAAGACAGGATGGAGATTATCGAGATTCCAGGCTATACGGAGTCTGAGAAGTATCACATAGCCAGGGAGCATATATTGCCGAAGCTTCTCGATGAATACAACATGAAGGCCGGTAGACTCAAAATAACACCGGCCGCAACAAGAGACGTAATTAGAGACTACACAAGAGAAGCCGGAGTTAGGGAACTCGATAGAAATCTGGCGAAAATCATCAGAAAGGCCACCCTGAAAATAGCTGAGGGCGCTGATTCAATCTCGGTCGGTGTCAATGAACTGGGAGAGTATCTTGGAGCACCTCTATTCAAAGAGAGTGATTTCAGGAAGCATCCAGAGGTCGGCGTGGTGACTGGACTGGCCTGGACATCGGTTGGGGGAGAAATCATGTACATTGAAGTCCTGCCCGTTTCCGGGAAAGGAAAGACTATCATAACAGGTCAGCTGGGCGATGTTATGAAGGAATCGGCACAGATCGCGGCGTCGCTTGCCAGAAAGCTTTGTGGAGATGAGAAGTTCAACGAGATCTTCGAGAAGAAGGACTTCCATATCCACGTTCCCGAAGGGGCCGTTCCCAAGGATGGACCCAGTGCCGGGATTACTCTCACGACGGCGATTGTCTCGGCCGTCACCGGAAGAAAAGTGAGAAACGACATTGCAATGACTGGGGAGATAACTCTTAGAGGGAAGGTACTGCCCATTGGTGGTTTGAAAGAAAAGCTGATGGCAGCTTACCGTGCCAGAATGAAGAAGGTTCTGATTCCTCTTGCAAACAAGAGAGATCTCGATAAAGTCCCCGAAGAAATAAAGTCGAAACTGGAATTCGTCTTTGTTGAGAATATAAGCGAAGTACTAGAGGAGGCTTTGATTCAAGGTGATGGTGAAGAGTGCTGAACTTGTCCGAACTGTATACACGAAAGGCGAATATCCCCCTCCATTAAGGAGGGAGATAGCCTTCGCAGGAAGGTCAAATGTCGGCAAGTCTTCTTTGTTGAACGCTTTGTTTGGAAGGAAACTTGCGAAGACAAGTTCGACTCCTGGAAAGACAAGATCGATAAATTTCTATGGAGTAAACGGAGAGATCTATTTCGTTGATCTGCCCGGTTATGGATATGCAAAGGCCTCTATGTCGGAAAGAGAGAAGTGGCAGAGGCTGATTACCGACTATTTCGAATCGAGAGAAGACCTCTCTCTCGTTGTTATGCTCGTTGACATAAGGCACCCGTTGCAGCCGGCAGACGAGCAGATGCTTGAGTGGCTTACGCACTATTCCATCCCTTTTGTCTTGGTTCTGACAAAGGCCGACAAACTATCGAAGAATCGCCAGCTCCAGATGAAAAGATCGATAACCGAGGAAGTTACCTTTTGGGGAAAACCTCCGGTATTTGCAGTTTCTTCAGAGAAACGGCAGGGAACCGAAGAGCTTCTAGGAGTTCTGATTCAGTAGTTGCCGTGAGCTATTATCGAAAATCAGATGTGTCTTCTTGATAGATTCTCTTTCATCGACCTGAGTCTGCCGAGTGCCGATCTGTGGTGTGGATAGGCTGATGCTCGTTCTTTAAGGGCATCGCAAGGGAACTCTGCACATTCATAACAGTGACTCAGGCTTCGTTTTGCTACACAACAATCAAAAATGTTGCAGCTTTCTGTCCAGCGGTAAGATCCTTCACCCGCTTGGCAGCCGCTGCATCTAACTAGTGCCGAATCTACATTTCTGCTTCTCCAATAGCTCAGCTTTTCTTCGGTCCGAAGAAGATAGCATATCTAGAGCATTCGATACCACATGGAGCAATTATCGGCGATTTCGCTATGGCAACACTCCTTTTAGCTTTCTGCGTTGGTACTATTTCAGACTGTCCCTGATGAAATCTCTGAATTTTGCAACGCTCTCTCTAGGCCTTAATTCGAGACTCTCTTGAACCGTTTCGTAGAGTCCGAACTTCATTGAGTAGCCTTCTTTCCATTCGAAATTGTCCATAAGTGACCAGTACAGATAACCGAATACACGGGCTCCCTTATCCATAGCGTTTCTTAGTCCTGACAAAGCTTTCTCGATATACTCCCATCGTCGTGCGTCCGATTTGTCGGCAATTCCATTCTCAGTGATCATTATCGGCAGTCGATACCTCTTATATGCCTTCAGAACAACCTCTTCAATCCCCTGCGGGAAGAACTCATACCCCATTTCCGTTTTCTCAAATTCATTACCCGCTGCGATTTCAGGGAGGGGCTTCGAGTACTTGGCGAAGATTCGCGTGTAGTAATTGATGCCCAGGAAATCGAGCTTTGATTCTATCTCAGGCACCGCTTCTCCTTCGCCGAGAGGCTTAACTATACTGCCCTTCATCAGACTATCAAGATAACTGTAGTTGTAGACTCTGTCCAGATAATTTGCTACCAGCCTGTCTCCTGGATGGAACTTTCTGAGAGGGAAGAAAGGCATCATATTAACAGCTACCCCTACCATCGCCGTTGGATTCGACTCCCTTATTACGTCATATGCCTCGCTGTGGACATAGAGAAGATTAGCGAGGACTTTCATAGCCCTTCCCATATCCTTGACTTCCGGCGGCCATTCTCCCGTCAAATAGCCCATGACTGCGTAGACGTTCGGTTCGTTCACAGTGACCCAGTAGTGAATGAATTCGCCCATAGACTCGACGATTCTCGAGACGAAACGACGAAAGTAACGCAGGTTCTCCTTATTCTCCCAGCCTCCCATCTCCGAGAACCATTGAGGAAGAACGAAATGGTTGAGAGTAAGAATGGGCTGGATTCCGTTCTCAGTAAGCGCCTTGGAGAAATCTCTGTATCTCTCTAGTACACTGTCATCAAATCTGTTGATTTTTGGTTCAATTCTCGCCCACTCAACCGAGAATCTGTAGGCCTTTACACCCAAAGCCTTAACAGCCTCCAGATCCCTGTCGAGATTCTCCCAGCTACCACAAGCTATGTCGGAAGTGTCGCCATTCTTGACCTTTCCCTGATGTTCCCATTTGTACCAATCAGAAAAGACATTGCTTCCTTCTATTTGATGACCGGCCGTTGCGACACCCCATATGAACCCGTCTGGAAATGAAAGCATAGGCGAACCCTCCCACGTCATTTTTTTGTACGCTCATAAACAATTATAATCGTGAAAGGAAGCAAAAGCCAAAATTACCTAAAGAGTTGAGGTTAGAATATGAGATTATCTGTGGTTGGCAATGTGAATATAGATCTCAGCGCCTTCATCAACGAAAGTAAAAATGTTGAAGAGAACAGGATTAAGGAAATGATGTTCACTATCGGAGGAAGTGCGGCAAACACGGCAATCATGTTGAGTAGGTTGAGAAAGAACGTGTTTTTGCAGGGTGCAGTGGGGACTGATCGGTTCGGCGACATGGCAATAGAGGCTTTGACAAGAGAAGGGGTGGATATTCGGTATCTAGCTCGAATAGAAGGAAAGACGGGATTCTGTTTCTCCGCAGTTTCTACAGACGGCCAAAGACACCTGTTCACATACAGGGGTGTTAATGAAGTCAATTATCCTGTTGATGTATCCTCTGACTTCTACCATTTTGGGGGGATAGCCCCCGATCAAGTTATCAATCTCTTGAAGGAGATCCGTGAGCCGAGGTTTTCTTATAACCCGGGAGGGATAGTGACCTTTGAAAGAGGTGCAGAAGTTGCTGATCTTGCTGCGCAATGCGAAGTGCTTCTTGTTAACAAGAGCGAATGGCTACATCTTAGAGGCTTTTTGAAGACTGAGCCAAAAGTTGTTGTGGTTACTCTTGGAGCGGAGGGAGCAAAGATCAGTGACGGGAAACGCGTAGACGCCTTTCCCACAGAGGTAGTAGATACAACGGGAGCGGGAGACTCTTTCAACGCAGGATTCTTGCATGCATATCTTTCCGGTAGGACGGAAACAGAATGCTTGAAGACAGGAAATTTGCTTGCATCTATGGTTGTTGCCAGACCTGGAGCTAGTCCATTCTTTTCGTATTCGGATATACAACGATTAGCTAGTAAATATAACATTGTAGTCGATATGCTAGTATAATACCGTATACGCGTTGTTAATAGTGCCTTGCAACGTTTGATTTATGTAATAAAGTATAGCAATATACAGCTCTCTATAAGTAGTATATATTTGCATACAAATTTAGAACATGTATATATAAACAATGTAACTCGTGATTGTTTTTGTGTTAGTATAATGTAAGAGGTGATACTATGCCAGCACAGATTGCATCTGTCGATGTTGTGAGGATACTTGGCAAGCTCAGTGATGAAGGTGGAGAGCATTCAAGTAGGAGCAGGTTCATTAGAGAGTTCCTTTCGAAATACAAGACACCGGAGATGGTAATTAGTGATATTGACGGGCTGCTGGAAGCCTACCCCACATTCAAAGGCGATTCTGAGAGTCTTGGGAGAGCGTTTGCAGATCTGGTCAACAGACTGGCCGAGATCTCCGGCTTTTCTGTGGATTACGTCAAATACTCAGGCAGAGAGAAGATCACGGGTATCTGGAAGGTCGGGGAGGATATACAGATAAGAGTAGCCGCCATCATCTGCGCCAGCTTCGAAGAAGCAAAGGGTGTAGCCAGAAATGCGCTGCTCATACTGCCTGAGGCTATCGACCTGGGTAGGCCCTTCGTGACTGTGGGACGCCTGGGAATGTTGTTCGCGATGATAGAGCAGATTGAGCTTCCTGTAAGTTCGGTAGCCTCGATTCTTGTAACTGACGATGACTACGACAAAAGGATATCTTCGTTTATGGAGCTGATGCTTCTTGCCTTCAAAAAGGAACTCGCTCGAAAGCCGCAAGTCTCTCTTCAGAAGGAGTGGACAAAAGAGGAACTGGAAGACTTCATTATGAACAGATTGAAACTTCCTACAGTTGGCATGTTGTTCTCCTTGCTCGATTCTCCGATGGTCGGAGACGATCTGGTGGGGAAAATAAACGAGTTTCTGGAGATGAACGAGAGCGAACTGGTCAAAGGACCAATGGCGTTGGGCGCTATAATGGGAGCTCTTTCAAAACACTACTCGGGAATCAAGGAAGAGCTTGTGGTGCGAGAGGGAAAGAGGTATAGACTTGCAGATAAATACAGAGCTATAATATCGGAAATCAGAGCGCGCTTTGAGAGAGCATTACAGACAAATGCTCGTTAAACGGCTCATAGCGCTCGTTTCTTGCTGTTTGGATAGTACAAGATGCATCCTGTCAAAAAAATGCGTTACAGGGCAATATACGAGATGTAATTCTATAATGCGCATTTGATAAGACTTACAGAACACGGTATAGAGAATGGGCTGTGTTATAATACAATATATGAGTCATAATGACTATTATGACTCATAATGTATGACAATTTGGGGGTATGTATGGAGTTTGTCGAAGCCGTCGAGAGATTCAAGGACAATATGGAATATGTTAGGAATATGTCATTCAATACTATCGCAGCATATCTTTCGGATCTTCACCACTTTCAGTTGTTTCTAGAGAGTCATAATACCGATTTTAAAGAGGTGAAGAGAAGAGACATCGAACTTTTCGTGAAGGAGTATTCTCAGGGGAAGTACTCCAGGAAGAGGCCTTCAGCAACTACCGTCTCGAGGAACCTCTCAACTATTAGGTCATTCTATACATTTCTTTATATAAGCGGTACGGTTGGCAAGGTCCCTACGGAGCTCATAAAGAACCCTAAGACGAGACGCAGGATCCCCGACTACATAAGTCATGATGAGGTAATGAAGATCATATCGTCTTTCAAGGAAACCAATCTTGGCAAGAGAAACAAGGCTATTGTGGCGGTGATGTACTTCTGTGGACTGAGAGTCAGCGAAGTATGCAAACTAAGACTCGGTGATCTTAGGATGGGTAATTCGCCAGCTGTAAGAATACTGAGCGGAAAGGGAAATAGAGACAGGGAGGTTCCTCTGAACGATCAGGTCCTTGCCATAATTAAGGATTACCTCCAGATAAGGAAGGATTTCCCCCTCAGCGAGTATGAGGATCATGTCTTTATCGGGACCCGTGGGGAGCCGATGGCGAGGAACGTTATTCCAAAAGTACTGAATACACAAATAAAACTTGTATATCCAGAGAAACGAGTAACTCCGCATATATTCAGACATAGTTTTGCTACACAACTTCTACAAAAAGGAGCAAGCATAAAAACAGTACAGGAATTACTTGGCCATGCTAATCTTTCTACAACTAGTATATATTTGCATATAACCGACAGAGAAAAGAGAGCGGCTGTACAATTGCTTTCTGATTAATATGCTAGTATAGATTGCGGAGCCTTATGATGATAGATATTCACAATCATACAATTTTTTCAGACGGAAGGAATACGGTCGAGGAAGTTATTCAGTCGGCTTCACTCAAAGGGCTTCATGTC
This region includes:
- a CDS encoding DUF362 domain-containing protein, whose amino-acid sequence is MENENLMKRVAVLSSPEYARCRKKISEGLDLIEFNETLQGKKVLLKVNLLSARSPENCVTTNPAFVRAVAEIFMERGANVSIGDSPASVSTAVAAHASGIASVCEDLGVPLVDFDDPVPVVLEHGTYRSFEIARPVLETDLLVNLPKLKTHSLTQVTFGVKNLFGCVPGVKKQGWHFRVRNMKEFSVMLLDLAGYLKPSLTIIDGVEGMDGNGPSNGRIIRPGIIGISEDVFALDDAIAELFGVINSKVPILRLAREKGLVGNYKVVGDEVEPKKLSLPETNLIGVYGASLLRRLVTKFPKIDRKKCVSCRVCERACPAGAIDISRLNIDYGKCIACYVCHELCPEDAIVFRRRIHR
- the glpK gene encoding glycerol kinase GlpK, which encodes MKYILAIDQGTSSSKAVLFDEELYQVAVAQEEFAQIYPKPGWVEHDPRDIILSTMGSIEKVVSDARISFREIAAIGITNQRETVVAWDSVTDQPLYNAIVWQDRRTADRCREIEESHGELIRRKTGLKPDPYFSATKMEWLLENVPVVREAARKGRLRFGTIDSWLIWNLTRENLHVCDFSNASRTMLFNIEKLEWDRDLLNLFGVEKEFLPEVVESSKLLGPSIYGPNIGGIAGDQQASLFGQTAFQTGDAKCTYGTGSFILMNIGNKPKISDHGLLTTIGWKSTEETVYAVEGSIFATGALISWLKDGLGIIDSPSDTEPLAREVNDNGGVFFSGALTGLGAPYWNSSARGMMIGLTRGTRKAHIVRAVLEYIAFRTREILELMEKETGITLNKLLVDGGVTRNNFLMEMQANILNIPVDRSLIKETTALGAAMLAGICTDLWDRESLKNKRISEVVFEPSGDRMEAEYKRWKEALKRSMNWAN
- the tsaE gene encoding tRNA (adenosine(37)-N6)-threonylcarbamoyltransferase complex ATPase subunit type 1 TsaE, encoding MERGVEEIYELGELELKNLETFAQELGEALEGGETVLLFGDLGSGKTTFVKALASGLGIDKDSVRSPTFNIVNFYPGRSSTGGSADVETVRVHPALIHVDLYRITGEEEVLDLAIYDLMNCNTVLAVEWPKLYFKYVCEPYLIVELEHFDEIKRTVKLKPFGRRMKSILDRLVKRIDQDKNEGR
- the lon gene encoding endopeptidase La, coding for MAQKFELLEKAAVGSERKIEIPDKLPVIPTRTNMLVYPSSVMPLYVGREKSLAALEESIGKFNQMVFLVSQRDITKEEPEIEDLFEIGTIARIVQLMKMPDGNYKILVEGLTRARLSSVEEGESTFIVVAEKLKSKGRKSKMLQALVRRVKELALRYVSMSRRFPDEAIMALEDTSDADKFADFVSSMVPFSLEEKQRLLEEIEAKDRLNTLMELLTREIEILSLEEELDKRVKQKIEQGQKEYYLREKMRAIQEELEGEEDEEIKELKEMAESGELPQEVKEKAEQEISRLEKMSPYSPEATVVRTYLDWLLNLPWQKETDDEIVIKDVRKTLDNNHYGLDDVKERILEFLAARRFSKNLRTPILCLVGPPGVGKTSLGRSVSEAMGRKFGRISLGGMRDEAEIRGHRRTYVGALPGRIMQMIRKLKTRNPVIVLDEVDKMGISFQGDPASALLEVLDPEQNNSFTDHFLEVPFDLSRVLFITTANVLYSIPAALKDRMEIIEIPGYTESEKYHIAREHILPKLLDEYNMKAGRLKITPAATRDVIRDYTREAGVRELDRNLAKIIRKATLKIAEGADSISVGVNELGEYLGAPLFKESDFRKHPEVGVVTGLAWTSVGGEIMYIEVLPVSGKGKTIITGQLGDVMKESAQIAASLARKLCGDEKFNEIFEKKDFHIHVPEGAVPKDGPSAGITLTTAIVSAVTGRKVRNDIAMTGEITLRGKVLPIGGLKEKLMAAYRARMKKVLIPLANKRDLDKVPEEIKSKLEFVFVENISEVLEEALIQGDGEEC
- the yihA gene encoding ribosome biogenesis GTP-binding protein YihA/YsxC, with amino-acid sequence MMVKSAELVRTVYTKGEYPPPLRREIAFAGRSNVGKSSLLNALFGRKLAKTSSTPGKTRSINFYGVNGEIYFVDLPGYGYAKASMSEREKWQRLITDYFESREDLSLVVMLVDIRHPLQPADEQMLEWLTHYSIPFVLVLTKADKLSKNRQLQMKRSITEEVTFWGKPPVFAVSSEKRQGTEELLGVLIQ
- a CDS encoding glycoside hydrolase family 1 protein; protein product: MLSFPDGFIWGVATAGHQIEGSNVFSDWYKWEHQGKVKNGDTSDIACGSWENLDRDLEAVKALGVKAYRFSVEWARIEPKINRFDDSVLERYRDFSKALTENGIQPILTLNHFVLPQWFSEMGGWENKENLRYFRRFVSRIVESMGEFIHYWVTVNEPNVYAVMGYLTGEWPPEVKDMGRAMKVLANLLYVHSEAYDVIRESNPTAMVGVAVNMMPFFPLRKFHPGDRLVANYLDRVYNYSYLDSLMKGSIVKPLGEGEAVPEIESKLDFLGINYYTRIFAKYSKPLPEIAAGNEFEKTEMGYEFFPQGIEEVVLKAYKRYRLPIMITENGIADKSDARRWEYIEKALSGLRNAMDKGARVFGYLYWSLMDNFEWKEGYSMKFGLYETVQESLELRPRESVAKFRDFIRDSLK
- a CDS encoding carbohydrate kinase family protein; the protein is MRLSVVGNVNIDLSAFINESKNVEENRIKEMMFTIGGSAANTAIMLSRLRKNVFLQGAVGTDRFGDMAIEALTREGVDIRYLARIEGKTGFCFSAVSTDGQRHLFTYRGVNEVNYPVDVSSDFYHFGGIAPDQVINLLKEIREPRFSYNPGGIVTFERGAEVADLAAQCEVLLVNKSEWLHLRGFLKTEPKVVVVTLGAEGAKISDGKRVDAFPTEVVDTTGAGDSFNAGFLHAYLSGRTETECLKTGNLLASMVVARPGASPFFSYSDIQRLASKYNIVVDMLV
- a CDS encoding tyrosine-type recombinase/integrase; the encoded protein is MEFVEAVERFKDNMEYVRNMSFNTIAAYLSDLHHFQLFLESHNTDFKEVKRRDIELFVKEYSQGKYSRKRPSATTVSRNLSTIRSFYTFLYISGTVGKVPTELIKNPKTRRRIPDYISHDEVMKIISSFKETNLGKRNKAIVAVMYFCGLRVSEVCKLRLGDLRMGNSPAVRILSGKGNRDREVPLNDQVLAIIKDYLQIRKDFPLSEYEDHVFIGTRGEPMARNVIPKVLNTQIKLVYPEKRVTPHIFRHSFATQLLQKGASIKTVQELLGHANLSTTSIYLHITDREKRAAVQLLSD